Proteins co-encoded in one Pseudophryne corroboree isolate aPseCor3 chromosome 1, aPseCor3.hap2, whole genome shotgun sequence genomic window:
- the NSA2 gene encoding ribosome biogenesis protein NSA2 homolog: MPQNEYIELHRKRYGYRLDYHEKKRKKESREVHERSQKAKKLIGLKAKLYHKQRHSEKIQMKKTIKMHEKRNTKQKNDEKMPEGAVPAYLLDREGQSRAKVLSNMIKQKRKEKAGKWEVPLPKVRAQGETEVLKVIRTGKRKKKAWKRMVTKVCFVGDGFTRKPPKYERFIRPMGLRFKKAHVTHPELKATFYLPILGVKKNPSSPLYTTLGVITKGTVIEVNVSELGLVTQGGKVIWGKYAQVTNNPENDGCINAVLLV; encoded by the exons ATG CCTCAGAATGAATACATCGAATTACACCGTAAGCGGTATGGTTATCGCTTGGATTACCATGAAAAGAAGAGGAAGAAGGAGAGCCGAGAGGTTCATGAGCGATCACAGAAAGCAAAGAAACTCATTGGTCTGAAGGCCAAACTGTACCACAAGCAGCGTCATTCCGAGAAGATTCAGATGAAGAAaac TATTAAAATGCATGAAAAGAGGAACACCAAACAGAAGAATGACGAGAAAATGCCAGAGGGTGCTGTGCCAGCGTATCTGCTGGATAGAGAGGGGCAGAGTCGAGCAAAGGTTCTCTCCAATATGATCAAGCAAAAGCGAAAAGAGAAAGCG GGTAAATGGGAGGTTCCTCTGCCCAAAGTGCGAGCTCAAGGAGAAACAGAAGTACTTAAGGTTATCCGCAcagggaagaggaagaagaaggcaTGGAAGAGGATGGTCACCAAAGTTTGCTTTGTTGGAGATGGGTTCACCCGGAAACCTCCAAAATATGAAAGATTTATCAGACCAATG GGTCTACGTTTCAAAAAGGCGCACGTGACTCATCCAGAGCTGAAAGCCACATTCTACCTCCCTATCCTTGGGGTAAAGAAGAATCCTTCATCCCCACTTTACACAACCTTAGGTGTCATAACAAAAGGAACAGTCATAGAGGTGAACGTCAGTGAGCTCGGTCTTGTAACGCAAGGAGGCAAAGTTATTTGGG GAAAATATGCACAAGTCACAAACAATCCTGAAAATGATGGGTGTATCAACGCAGTTTTGCTTGTATAA